From Micromonospora nigra, one genomic window encodes:
- the cysS gene encoding cysteine--tRNA ligase, whose amino-acid sequence MTLRLYDTATRSVRDFVPREAGKVGVYLCGLTLQAPPHIGHLRSGVNYDVLRRWLLAAENEVTFIRNVTDIDDKILVKAQEQGRPFWSIAYANELRLAEAYRALNVLPPTYEPRATGHIPEMHELIAKLIAGGHAYPATDGSGDVYFDVRSWPAYGALSNQSPDDMQSAGDAPDRGKRDPRDFALWKGVKPDEPADAYWPSPWGRGRPGWHIECSAMCRRYLGAEFDIHGGGLDLTFPHHENEVAQSQAAGLPFARYWVHHGLLSIGGAKMGKSLGNALDLDYVASLGVRPVELRYYYAAAHYRSRIDYSEDALREAAVAYRRIEGFVQRAAERVGAGQLGELPAAFAAAMDDDLNTSAALAVLHEVLRDGNTALTGNDDVTVRTALGSVRAMLDILGVDPHDPAWTGGSRASDLRGVVDSLIALALEQRAQARSRKDWAAADTVRDQLKQAGVVVEDTPQGPRWTIGEQD is encoded by the coding sequence GTGACGCTACGCCTGTATGACACCGCCACCCGATCGGTGCGGGACTTCGTCCCGCGGGAAGCCGGCAAGGTGGGGGTCTACCTGTGTGGTCTCACCCTCCAGGCACCGCCGCACATCGGTCACCTTCGCTCGGGTGTGAACTACGACGTGCTGCGTCGTTGGTTGCTCGCCGCCGAGAACGAGGTCACCTTCATCCGCAACGTGACCGACATCGACGACAAGATCCTGGTGAAGGCGCAGGAGCAGGGGCGGCCGTTCTGGTCGATCGCGTACGCCAACGAGCTGCGGCTCGCCGAGGCGTACCGGGCGTTGAACGTGCTGCCGCCCACGTACGAGCCGCGGGCCACCGGTCACATCCCGGAGATGCACGAGCTGATCGCGAAGCTGATCGCCGGCGGGCACGCCTACCCGGCCACCGACGGCTCCGGCGACGTGTACTTCGACGTGCGTTCCTGGCCGGCGTACGGGGCCCTGTCGAACCAGTCGCCCGACGACATGCAGTCCGCCGGGGACGCCCCCGACCGGGGTAAACGCGACCCGCGCGACTTCGCGCTGTGGAAGGGCGTCAAGCCTGACGAGCCGGCCGACGCGTACTGGCCGTCGCCGTGGGGCCGGGGTCGTCCCGGCTGGCACATCGAGTGCTCGGCGATGTGCCGGCGGTATCTGGGCGCGGAGTTCGACATCCACGGCGGCGGGCTCGACCTGACCTTCCCGCACCACGAGAACGAGGTCGCCCAGTCGCAGGCCGCCGGCCTGCCGTTCGCCCGCTACTGGGTGCACCACGGGCTGCTCAGCATCGGCGGGGCGAAGATGGGCAAGTCGCTGGGGAACGCCCTCGACCTCGACTACGTGGCCTCCCTCGGCGTGCGGCCGGTGGAGCTGCGCTACTACTACGCCGCCGCGCACTACCGTTCGCGCATCGACTACTCCGAGGACGCGCTGCGCGAGGCGGCGGTGGCGTACCGGCGGATCGAGGGGTTCGTGCAGCGGGCCGCCGAGCGGGTGGGCGCCGGCCAGCTCGGTGAACTGCCGGCGGCGTTCGCCGCCGCGATGGACGACGACCTGAACACCTCCGCCGCGCTGGCCGTGCTGCACGAGGTGCTGCGCGACGGCAACACCGCGCTGACCGGCAACGACGATGTGACCGTCCGCACGGCGCTCGGCTCCGTCCGCGCCATGCTGGATATCCTCGGGGTCGACCCCCACGACCCGGCCTGGACGGGTGGCAGCCGCGCGAGCGACCTGCGCGGCGTGGTGGACTCCCTGATCGCGCTGGCCCTGGAGCAGCGCGCGCAGGCCCGCAGCCGCAAGGACTGGGCCGCCGCCGACACGGTGCGTGACCAGCTCAAGCAGGCCGGCGTGGTGGTCGAGGACACCCCCCAGGGCCCCCGTTGGACTATTGGAGAGCAGGACTGA
- a CDS encoding IclR family transcriptional regulator, producing the protein MDTAARPGSDPTAPTGARAGIRSGGEPTARGGETAQTLDRGLRLLHLVADAAGGLTVTEAANRLGIGRAAVYRLVGALAGHGMLRRDADGRLRLGAGVLHLARRAQPLLAEGALPALRRLAEQAGATAHLTVVEGDEGVALAVVEPSWTSFHVAYRTGARHPLERGAAGRAILAGRAGAADPVTTVGELQAGAYGVAAPVLGVPGLEASVGVVALAPLDAEAVGAQVLAAATAIAAALG; encoded by the coding sequence GTGGACACGGCGGCGCGACCCGGCAGCGACCCGACGGCACCGACCGGCGCGCGGGCCGGCATCCGGTCGGGAGGGGAACCGACCGCCCGGGGTGGTGAGACGGCGCAGACGCTGGACCGGGGACTCCGGTTGCTGCACCTCGTCGCGGACGCCGCCGGTGGCCTGACGGTCACCGAGGCGGCGAACCGGCTCGGCATCGGCAGGGCGGCGGTCTACCGGCTCGTCGGCGCGCTGGCCGGACACGGCATGCTGCGCCGCGACGCCGATGGCCGACTGCGCCTCGGCGCGGGGGTGCTGCACCTGGCCCGGCGGGCCCAGCCGCTACTCGCCGAGGGGGCGTTGCCCGCGCTGCGGCGACTCGCCGAACAGGCCGGTGCCACCGCCCACCTGACCGTGGTGGAGGGCGACGAGGGCGTGGCCCTGGCCGTGGTCGAACCGAGCTGGACGTCGTTCCACGTCGCGTACCGGACGGGGGCCCGGCACCCGCTGGAACGGGGAGCCGCGGGGCGGGCCATCCTCGCCGGCCGGGCAGGCGCCGCCGACCCGGTGACCACCGTCGGGGAGTTGCAGGCCGGGGCGTACGGGGTGGCCGCGCCGGTGCTGGGCGTACCCGGTCTGGAGGCGAGCGTCGGCGTGGTGGCGCTGGCCCCGTTGGACGCCGAGGCGGTCGGGGCGCAGGTGCTGGCCGCCGCCACGGCCATCGCCGCCGCCCTCGGCTGA
- a CDS encoding S8 family serine peptidase, with the protein MSKRFTAGAVATATVLALTVTGMSVPASAEPTSTRTFTVVAEDGVSADAAIAAIRAAGGTVVSRTDEVGMFQVTSDRADFVAKATAATALIGASEQKAIGRKPKLDRVEQENQLASAAATKRAGKQRGKKMDPLDDKLWGLEMIRADKARKIEPGDRRVTVGVLDTGVDASNPDIAPNFSWSLSRNFAPDIVEIDGECEVASCLDPVGTDDGGHGTHVAGTIGAAANGFGLSGVAPNVTLVGLKGGQDSGYFFLDPVVNSLLYAGKVGLDVVNMSFYVDPWLYNCTSNPADSPEAQAAQRATIRAMKRALTFAHNRGVTLVGALGNNHEDLGDPRPDASSPNYGDVPPYPREIDNDSCWDLPAEGPHVISVSSVGPSGKKSDFSNYGTEQISVAAPGGWYRDGFGTDSFRTDANMILSTYPKKVLQEEGTVDEDGNIVPGAETFVFKECRTNGECGYYTYLQGTSMAAPHAAGVAALIVSRHGKRQGRSGYGMAPDLVEQHLYRTAAERACPEPRLQSYTDEGRSAEYDAYCAGSVNFNGFYGYGIIDAFAAVKSPVKPRIRP; encoded by the coding sequence GTGAGCAAGCGCTTCACCGCCGGTGCCGTCGCGACCGCGACGGTGCTGGCACTGACGGTGACGGGAATGAGCGTGCCGGCCAGCGCCGAGCCGACCAGCACCCGCACCTTTACGGTCGTCGCCGAGGACGGTGTATCCGCCGATGCGGCGATCGCCGCGATCAGGGCCGCCGGTGGCACCGTGGTCAGCCGCACCGACGAGGTCGGCATGTTCCAGGTGACCAGTGACCGCGCCGACTTCGTCGCGAAGGCGACCGCGGCGACGGCCCTGATCGGGGCCAGCGAGCAGAAGGCCATCGGCCGCAAGCCGAAGTTGGACCGCGTCGAGCAGGAGAACCAGCTCGCCTCCGCCGCCGCCACGAAGAGGGCCGGCAAGCAGCGCGGGAAGAAGATGGACCCGCTGGACGACAAGCTCTGGGGTCTGGAGATGATCCGGGCCGACAAGGCACGCAAGATCGAGCCGGGTGACCGCCGGGTCACCGTCGGGGTGCTCGACACCGGCGTCGACGCCAGCAACCCGGACATCGCGCCGAACTTCAGCTGGTCCCTGTCGCGTAACTTCGCCCCCGACATCGTCGAGATCGACGGCGAGTGCGAGGTGGCGAGCTGCCTCGACCCGGTCGGCACCGACGACGGCGGCCACGGCACGCACGTGGCCGGCACCATCGGCGCAGCCGCCAACGGTTTCGGCCTCTCCGGCGTCGCTCCGAACGTCACCCTGGTCGGGCTCAAGGGCGGACAGGACTCCGGGTACTTCTTCCTCGACCCGGTGGTCAACTCGCTGCTGTACGCCGGCAAGGTCGGCCTCGACGTGGTGAACATGTCGTTCTACGTCGACCCGTGGCTCTACAACTGCACCTCGAACCCGGCGGACTCGCCGGAGGCGCAGGCCGCGCAGCGGGCCACCATCAGGGCCATGAAGCGGGCCCTGACCTTCGCCCACAACCGGGGCGTGACCCTGGTCGGAGCACTGGGCAACAACCACGAGGACCTGGGCGACCCGCGGCCCGACGCGTCCAGCCCGAACTACGGTGACGTTCCTCCGTACCCGCGCGAGATCGACAACGACAGCTGCTGGGACCTGCCCGCCGAAGGGCCGCACGTGATCAGCGTGTCGTCGGTCGGCCCGTCCGGCAAGAAGTCGGACTTCTCGAACTACGGCACCGAGCAGATCTCGGTGGCGGCACCGGGTGGCTGGTACCGCGACGGCTTCGGCACCGACTCGTTCCGTACCGACGCCAACATGATCCTCTCCACGTACCCGAAGAAGGTGCTCCAGGAGGAGGGCACGGTCGACGAGGACGGCAACATCGTGCCGGGTGCGGAGACCTTCGTGTTCAAGGAGTGCAGGACCAACGGTGAGTGCGGGTACTACACCTACCTGCAGGGCACGTCGATGGCGGCACCCCACGCCGCCGGCGTGGCCGCGCTGATCGTCAGCCGCCACGGCAAGCGGCAGGGCCGCAGCGGCTACGGCATGGCCCCCGACCTGGTCGAGCAGCACCTGTACCGGACGGCCGCCGAGCGCGCGTGCCCGGAGCCGCGGCTGCAGAGCTACACCGACGAGGGCCGGTCGGCCGAGTACGACGCCTACTGCGCCGGCTCGGTCAACTTCAACGGCTTCTACGGCTACGGCATCATCGACGCGTTCGCGGCGGTGAAGAGCCCGGTCAAGCCCCGCATCCGCCCGTAA
- a CDS encoding HAD family hydrolase — MLTTVVFDADETLVDLRPAVTGGLVAVLEQMRRLTPAAAEVTLADLESDWGAVLGEWAAAPVVEIRRAALARSAARAGLRSHLDELAAVFFARRYALTRPFPDVLPALAALRGRWTLGFATNGNSRAERCGLARQFAFERYAHENGLPKKPAPEFFAAVVGASGARAEQVVHVGDNPAHDVVAAQRAGLRAVWLNRLGVARPPGVTPDAELSTVADLPALLARWSGQNESSPVTPAVIW; from the coding sequence GTGCTGACCACCGTCGTGTTCGACGCCGACGAGACTCTGGTCGACCTTCGCCCGGCGGTGACCGGGGGCCTGGTGGCCGTACTGGAACAGATGCGGCGGCTGACCCCGGCGGCGGCCGAGGTCACGCTCGCGGATCTGGAGTCGGACTGGGGTGCCGTCCTCGGCGAGTGGGCGGCCGCCCCGGTGGTGGAGATCAGGCGGGCGGCGCTGGCCCGGTCCGCAGCCCGGGCGGGGCTCCGATCCCACCTGGACGAGCTGGCAGCGGTGTTCTTCGCCCGCCGGTACGCGCTGACCCGGCCGTTTCCCGACGTCCTGCCTGCGCTGGCTGCGCTGCGTGGCCGGTGGACACTCGGTTTCGCCACCAACGGCAACAGCCGTGCCGAACGCTGCGGGCTCGCCCGGCAGTTCGCGTTCGAACGGTACGCGCACGAGAACGGACTGCCGAAGAAGCCCGCCCCGGAGTTCTTCGCCGCCGTGGTCGGTGCGTCAGGGGCGCGGGCCGAGCAGGTCGTGCACGTGGGCGACAACCCGGCCCACGACGTCGTCGCGGCGCAGCGTGCCGGCCTGCGCGCGGTCTGGCTCAACCGGCTCGGTGTCGCCCGACCGCCCGGCGTCACCCCCGACGCCGAACTGTCCACGGTGGCGGACCTGCCCGCCCTGCTCGCCCGTTGGTCCGGGCAAAACGAATCTTCCCCCGTAACTCCGGCGGTGATCTGGTGA
- a CDS encoding EamA family transporter — MRQPPTAVVGLTLALLSAVTFATSGTFARPLIDGGWSAPALVVVRVGLAALILAAPAALALRGRWAVLRRNLATIGVFGLLGVALAQVCFFNAVRYLPVGIALLLEFLGIVLVVGWMWLVHGQRPRRLAVAGSVAALVGLGLVLDVAGAGGLDPVGVLWGLGAAVGLAGYFVLAGRVDEGLPSVVLASGGMAVGASVLLLLGVVGALPLSVTLGSVDFGGLHTSWLVPVVGLVLVAAVVAYLAGIAATRVLGSRLASFVGLTEVMFAVLIAWLVLGELPTAVQLLGGALIVAGVALVRVDELRVPALGPTAVELVPTAAEPRPTAVPTATLP, encoded by the coding sequence ATGCGCCAACCTCCCACCGCCGTTGTCGGCCTGACCCTGGCTCTGCTCTCTGCGGTCACCTTCGCCACCTCGGGTACGTTCGCCCGCCCGCTGATCGACGGCGGCTGGTCGGCCCCGGCTCTCGTCGTCGTCCGCGTCGGCCTGGCCGCTCTCATCCTGGCGGCCCCGGCGGCGCTCGCGCTGCGTGGCCGGTGGGCGGTGCTGCGCCGCAACCTCGCCACGATCGGTGTCTTCGGCCTGCTCGGTGTCGCACTCGCCCAGGTCTGCTTCTTCAACGCCGTGCGGTACCTGCCCGTCGGGATCGCCCTGTTGCTGGAGTTCCTCGGCATCGTTCTCGTCGTGGGCTGGATGTGGTTGGTGCACGGCCAGCGCCCCCGACGCCTCGCCGTGGCCGGCTCGGTGGCCGCGCTCGTCGGACTGGGTCTGGTGCTCGACGTGGCGGGTGCCGGCGGCCTCGACCCGGTGGGCGTGCTGTGGGGGCTCGGCGCGGCCGTGGGATTGGCCGGGTACTTCGTGCTGGCCGGACGGGTCGACGAGGGCCTGCCCTCGGTCGTGCTGGCCAGCGGCGGGATGGCCGTCGGGGCGAGCGTGCTTCTGCTGCTCGGCGTCGTCGGGGCGCTGCCACTGAGCGTCACCCTCGGTTCGGTCGACTTCGGCGGCCTGCATACCAGCTGGCTGGTGCCGGTGGTGGGGCTGGTGCTGGTGGCGGCCGTGGTCGCGTACCTCGCCGGAATCGCCGCCACCCGGGTGCTCGGCTCCCGGCTCGCCTCGTTCGTGGGGCTGACCGAGGTGATGTTCGCGGTGCTGATCGCCTGGCTCGTGCTGGGCGAGCTGCCCACCGCCGTCCAGCTCCTCGGAGGCGCGCTGATCGTCGCCGGGGTGGCCCTGGTCCGGGTCGACGAACTCCGGGTGCCCGCACTGGGGCCGACGGCCGTCGAGCTGGTGCCGACGGCCGCCGAGCCGAGGCCGACGGCCGTCCCGACGGCCACGCTTCCGTGA
- a CDS encoding CGNR zinc finger domain-containing protein: MLFTHDTNCALITATALVNTAGPNHEGLPDAAALAAFLATHAFTGRHERTQAELRSVRALRPRLRQIWDADTDEVVSIVNGLLRKHRALPQLITHDDEPYHLHAVPRDAPLATRMAVEAAMATADLVRAGELRRLRRCDHPDCDNVFVDLSKNRSRRFCDTGCGNRVAVTAYRARRSARP; encoded by the coding sequence TTGCTTTTCACCCATGACACCAACTGCGCGTTGATCACCGCCACCGCCCTGGTCAACACCGCTGGCCCCAACCACGAGGGATTGCCCGACGCTGCGGCACTCGCCGCCTTCCTCGCCACTCACGCGTTCACCGGCCGTCATGAACGCACCCAGGCCGAGCTGCGATCGGTGCGGGCGCTGCGGCCCCGGCTGCGCCAGATCTGGGACGCCGACACCGACGAGGTGGTCTCGATCGTCAACGGTCTGCTCCGCAAGCACCGCGCGTTGCCGCAGCTCATCACCCACGACGACGAGCCGTACCACCTGCACGCCGTCCCTCGGGACGCGCCGCTGGCCACCCGGATGGCGGTCGAGGCGGCGATGGCGACGGCCGACCTCGTCCGCGCCGGTGAACTGCGCAGGCTGCGGCGCTGCGACCACCCGGACTGCGACAACGTGTTCGTGGACCTGTCGAAGAACCGTTCCCGTAGGTTCTGCGACACCGGCTGCGGCAACCGGGTCGCCGTCACCGCCTACCGGGCCCGCCGCTCCGCCCGCCCCTGA
- a CDS encoding class II fumarate hydratase has protein sequence MVRVTTPEATGYRIERDSMGEVEVPADALWRAQTQRAVQNFPISGRGIEPAQIRALAQIKGAAAEVNGELGVIDANVAAAIAAAAAHVADGGYDDQFPVDVFQTGSGTSSNMNTNEVIATLASRELGRDVHPNDDVNASQSSNDVFPSSIHLAATEAVARDLLPALAHLAQALEAKAEEFETVVKAGRTHLMDATPVTLGQEFGGYAAQVRYGIERLEGALPRLAELPLGGTAVGTGINTPLGFAERVIDRLRNSTGLPLTEARNHFEAQGARDALVETSGQLRTVAVGLYKVANDIRWMGSGPRAGLRELRIPDLQPGSSIMPGKVNPVVCEAVRQVCAQVIGNDATIAFAGSQGDFELNVMLPVMARNILESIKLLAASSRLLADRCVVGVVADAEVCLAYAAGSPSIVTPLNHYLGYDEAASIAKESLARQVSIKEVVIARGHVDSGTLTETQLDETLDLLRMTHP, from the coding sequence ATGGTACGCGTGACGACTCCAGAGGCGACGGGCTACCGGATCGAACGCGACTCGATGGGCGAGGTGGAGGTGCCCGCCGACGCGCTGTGGCGGGCGCAGACCCAGCGGGCGGTGCAGAACTTCCCGATCTCCGGCCGGGGGATCGAGCCGGCGCAGATCCGGGCACTGGCCCAGATCAAGGGCGCGGCGGCCGAGGTCAACGGCGAGTTGGGCGTGATCGACGCGAACGTGGCGGCGGCGATCGCCGCGGCGGCGGCGCACGTGGCCGACGGCGGGTACGACGACCAGTTCCCCGTCGACGTGTTCCAGACCGGCTCCGGCACCTCGTCGAACATGAACACCAACGAGGTCATCGCCACCCTGGCCAGCCGGGAGCTGGGTCGGGACGTGCATCCGAACGACGACGTCAACGCCTCCCAGTCCAGCAACGACGTCTTCCCGTCCTCGATCCACCTGGCGGCCACCGAGGCCGTCGCGCGGGACCTGCTGCCCGCCCTGGCCCACCTGGCGCAGGCCCTGGAGGCCAAGGCCGAGGAGTTCGAGACGGTGGTGAAGGCCGGGCGTACCCACCTGATGGACGCCACCCCCGTCACGCTCGGCCAGGAGTTCGGTGGGTACGCCGCGCAGGTCCGCTACGGCATCGAGCGGCTGGAAGGGGCCCTGCCCCGGCTGGCCGAGCTGCCCCTGGGCGGCACCGCCGTGGGCACCGGCATCAACACTCCGCTCGGGTTCGCGGAGAGGGTCATCGACAGGTTGCGAAACTCGACGGGGCTGCCGCTGACCGAGGCGCGCAACCACTTCGAGGCGCAGGGGGCCCGGGACGCCCTGGTGGAGACGTCCGGCCAGTTGCGGACGGTCGCCGTCGGGCTCTACAAGGTCGCCAACGACATTCGCTGGATGGGTTCCGGCCCTCGGGCGGGCCTGCGCGAACTACGCATCCCCGACCTCCAGCCCGGCTCGTCGATCATGCCCGGCAAGGTGAACCCGGTGGTCTGCGAGGCCGTGCGGCAGGTCTGCGCCCAGGTGATCGGCAACGACGCCACCATCGCCTTCGCCGGTTCGCAGGGCGACTTCGAACTCAACGTCATGCTGCCCGTCATGGCCCGCAACATCCTGGAATCGATCAAGCTGCTGGCCGCGTCGAGCCGGCTGCTGGCGGACCGTTGCGTGGTCGGCGTGGTCGCGGACGCCGAGGTCTGCCTGGCGTACGCGGCGGGTTCGCCGTCGATCGTCACCCCGCTCAACCACTACCTCGGGTACGACGAGGCCGCCTCCATCGCCAAGGAGTCGTTGGCCAGGCAGGTGTCCATCAAGGAGGTGGTGATCGCCCGTGGGCACGTCGACTCGGGCACGCTCACCGAGACCCAGCTCGACGAGACCCTGGACCTGCTCCGGATGACCCATCCCTGA
- a CDS encoding AfsR/SARP family transcriptional regulator, which yields MRFQILGPLRVGGGEATVSAGRDRTVLAVLLLRANRVVAVEELVDAVWEERPPATARAQLQTCVSRLRQRLARLGLPPETIVTDPVGYAARIGPQDLDAEVFARAVDAARTAVDNGRTAEARRHYRTGLALWRGPALAGVTVRSVRGRAQALDEQRLAVLEECVDVELRLGLAAHLVDELTEAVQRHPLRDRLRGQLMLALSAVGRQADALTAYRDGRRLYAEELGIEPGAALQELHQRVLAGDLAVVDPGRAATAPARGLPRAISDFTGRQETIARLVKEIEENRARIQLVDGMAGSGKTTLAVHLATRLADRYPDAQLFIDLHGHSDRAPLTPATASAALLRQLGVPQERIPPDPDDRLALWRTELAGRRALLLLDNAADADQVAPLLPTGRGCLTLITSRRRLVGLDEGRPSSLPVLEPEEAVELLGRVAGEVRVAAEPEAAAEVAHRCGYLPLAIRLAGARLAHRPRWRITDLVERLREASDPLAELAAGQRSVGDAFALSYAQVSVAAQRLLRLLGLHPGGRFDNTVAAALADLPMPEAQDVLDELVDAHLVDEPAPGRYCLHDLVREYARTLLAEPAHAVQRRAAVQRLLDHHLHVAAAIARTVESPGNRRNFVLPDPPRPDLVAVCTPQGLGWLDENRATLTALARLAEDDFPRHCWQLARACWRPYFNGGQLDELIEMHTVGLRAAEALGDEPAVALMLNYLASGYFRLARFPHAVRLMERAAELSRRQGPDGPLANILWNLGSACVAEGNHQRAIDYFNEAARLLQSIDRSAEVTALLNNVAYAYLHWGRHEQALRICRKHLMLSREMADHRELANALGHTGAARRRMGDLVPARRLLRAALRRHHALGNRFNEGEVLNELGVIERESGRPEEAAALHREALIAITEAGDRVGQCASRNLLARSLLELGDMPSALDLFRRVLRDTTKINHRYEQARALDGIARCLRPTEPVAARSHWTRALALFEQLDVPDRLEVRRLLVELG from the coding sequence ATGCGGTTTCAGATCCTGGGGCCACTCCGGGTCGGTGGGGGCGAAGCCACCGTCTCCGCCGGGCGGGACCGGACCGTCCTCGCGGTGCTGCTGCTGCGCGCCAACCGCGTCGTCGCCGTCGAGGAACTGGTCGACGCCGTGTGGGAGGAGCGTCCGCCGGCCACCGCCCGGGCCCAGTTGCAGACCTGCGTGTCGCGGCTGCGCCAGCGGCTCGCCCGGCTCGGCCTGCCGCCGGAGACGATCGTCACCGACCCCGTCGGCTACGCGGCCCGGATCGGGCCGCAGGACCTGGACGCCGAGGTCTTCGCCCGCGCCGTGGACGCCGCCCGGACCGCCGTCGACAACGGTCGCACCGCCGAGGCCCGCCGGCACTACCGGACCGGCCTGGCGCTGTGGCGCGGCCCGGCGCTGGCCGGCGTCACCGTCCGCAGCGTACGAGGGCGGGCCCAGGCCCTCGACGAGCAGCGGCTCGCGGTGCTGGAGGAGTGCGTCGACGTCGAGCTGCGTCTCGGCCTGGCCGCTCACCTGGTCGACGAGCTGACCGAGGCGGTGCAGCGGCACCCGCTGCGGGACCGGCTGCGGGGGCAGCTCATGCTCGCCCTGTCCGCCGTCGGCCGGCAGGCCGACGCGCTCACCGCCTACCGCGACGGTCGCCGGCTCTACGCCGAGGAGTTGGGCATCGAGCCGGGGGCCGCATTGCAGGAGTTGCACCAGCGGGTGCTCGCCGGAGACCTGGCCGTCGTCGACCCCGGGCGGGCGGCGACGGCACCCGCCCGGGGACTGCCCCGGGCGATCAGCGACTTCACCGGACGGCAGGAGACGATCGCGCGCCTGGTCAAGGAGATCGAGGAGAACCGCGCCCGGATCCAACTCGTCGACGGGATGGCGGGCAGCGGCAAGACCACCCTCGCGGTGCACCTCGCGACCCGGCTCGCCGACCGGTACCCGGACGCCCAGCTCTTCATCGACCTGCACGGGCACAGCGACCGCGCGCCGTTGACCCCGGCGACGGCCTCGGCGGCCCTGTTGCGGCAGTTGGGCGTGCCGCAGGAGCGGATCCCCCCGGACCCGGACGACCGCCTCGCGCTGTGGCGTACCGAACTCGCCGGCCGACGTGCGCTGCTCCTGCTGGACAACGCCGCGGACGCCGACCAGGTGGCACCCCTGCTGCCCACCGGCCGCGGCTGCCTCACCCTCATCACCAGCCGTCGCCGGCTGGTGGGCCTGGACGAGGGCCGCCCCTCCTCGTTGCCGGTCCTCGAACCCGAGGAGGCGGTCGAGCTGCTGGGCCGGGTGGCCGGGGAGGTGCGGGTGGCGGCCGAACCGGAGGCGGCGGCCGAGGTGGCCCACCGCTGCGGCTACCTGCCCCTGGCGATCCGGTTGGCCGGCGCCCGCCTGGCCCACCGTCCCCGCTGGCGGATCACCGACCTGGTCGAGCGCCTGCGGGAGGCGAGCGACCCGCTGGCGGAGCTGGCCGCCGGGCAGCGCTCCGTCGGCGACGCCTTCGCCCTGTCGTACGCCCAGGTGTCGGTGGCGGCGCAGCGCCTGCTCCGGCTGCTCGGGCTGCACCCGGGTGGCCGGTTCGACAACACCGTCGCCGCCGCGCTCGCGGACCTGCCCATGCCCGAGGCGCAGGACGTGCTGGACGAACTGGTGGACGCCCACCTGGTCGACGAGCCGGCGCCGGGTCGGTACTGCCTGCACGACCTGGTCCGCGAGTACGCCCGGACCCTGTTGGCCGAGCCAGCCCACGCGGTGCAGCGCCGCGCCGCGGTGCAGCGGTTGCTCGACCACCACCTGCACGTGGCCGCCGCGATCGCCCGTACGGTCGAGTCGCCGGGTAACCGCCGTAACTTCGTGCTGCCCGATCCGCCCCGTCCCGACCTGGTCGCGGTGTGTACGCCGCAGGGGCTCGGCTGGCTCGACGAGAACCGGGCGACGCTGACCGCGCTGGCGCGGCTGGCGGAGGACGACTTCCCACGCCACTGCTGGCAGCTCGCGCGGGCCTGCTGGCGGCCCTACTTCAACGGTGGGCAGCTCGACGAGCTGATCGAGATGCACACGGTCGGGTTGCGGGCGGCGGAGGCGCTGGGCGACGAGCCGGCGGTGGCGTTGATGCTCAACTATCTGGCGTCCGGCTACTTCCGGCTGGCCCGGTTCCCGCACGCGGTGCGGTTGATGGAGCGCGCGGCGGAGCTGAGCCGGCGGCAGGGGCCGGACGGTCCGCTGGCGAACATCCTGTGGAACCTGGGCAGCGCGTGCGTGGCCGAGGGCAATCACCAGCGCGCCATCGACTACTTCAACGAGGCGGCGCGGCTGTTGCAGAGCATCGACCGCAGCGCCGAGGTGACCGCGCTGCTCAACAACGTGGCCTACGCCTACCTGCACTGGGGACGCCACGAGCAGGCGCTGCGGATCTGCCGGAAACACCTGATGCTGTCACGCGAGATGGCCGACCACCGGGAGTTGGCGAACGCGCTGGGGCACACCGGAGCCGCCCGCCGCCGGATGGGCGACCTGGTGCCAGCCCGGCGGCTGTTGCGGGCGGCGCTGCGCCGGCACCACGCGCTGGGCAACCGGTTCAACGAGGGGGAGGTGCTCAACGAGCTGGGGGTGATCGAGCGGGAGTCGGGGCGGCCCGAGGAGGCTGCGGCCCTGCACCGGGAGGCGCTGATCGCGATCACCGAGGCCGGTGACCGGGTGGGGCAGTGTGCCTCCCGCAACCTGCTGGCCCGATCGCTCCTGGAACTGGGGGACATGCCGAGCGCGCTTGACCTGTTCCGTCGCGTGCTCCGCGACACCACGAAGATCAACCATCGGTACGAGCAGGCCCGTGCGCTCGACGGGATCGCCCGTTGCCTGCGGCCCACCGAGCCGGTCGCCGCCCGCTCGCACTGGACCCGGGCGCTGGCGCTGTTCGAGCAACTCGACGTGCCGGACCGGCTCGAGGTGCGACGGCTGCTCGTCGAACTGGGCTGA